A window of Streptomyces sp. NBC_01142 genomic DNA:
ACTCGGTGAAGGTGCCGCGCGGCGTCGCGGTGACCGTGGAGGACGACAACGGGGGCGTGACCGCCACCGGTTTCGACACCGCCCTGAAGATCCGTTCCGACAACGGCGCGGTGACCGTACGGGACTCCAGCGGGCCGCTCCGGCTCAACAGTGACAACGGGCAGATCGTCACCGAGCGCGTCACCGCCAAGACCGTGACCGCCCAGTCGGACAACGGGTCCGTGCGGCTCGGGCTCACGGCCGTGCCGGATCGGGTCGAGAGCGTCAGTGACAACGGGCAGATCTTCATCGAACTGCCGGATGCCGGGGCTCCGTACGCCGTGAGTGCCAAGAGCGACAACGGCGATGTGGATGTGGACGTGCCGACGGACGACGGCAGCGCCCACATCGTCGAGGCCCGCAGTGACAACGGCAAAGTCACTGTGCGAAGCGCGAACTAACGGACCCGTGTGTTCGTCCTTACCTGGTGGGAGAATGAACCGGGCAGGGCGAGTCAGCACGGGAGAGGGATGTGACGGCGACACACGCGCAGCCGCACGCAAGAGCGAAAGCGAGTGCCGTACGCGATGTCCTGGCGCTGATGCTGTTGCCGGTGCCCTTGGTCGCCATGGCGCTGGGCGCGTTCGCCGGTGGGGGCACGCGGCGCTGGTTCGGTGGGCGCGGTGAGAGCCAGCGGGCCGATGCGCAGGCCGCGAAGGACGCTGCCGCCGCTGCCTTCTACGAGCTCGACACCGCCCAGCGCGATCTGCGGATCTCGATCGAGACGATCGCGGCGGTCGACAGTTCGCCGGGCGCGCGCCGGGCCGTCGACGGCTTCGCCGCGCTGGGGCGCCGGATCGACGAGGTGAGTCATGGGTACATCACCGCCGTCGACGCGCACGACCTCGACCGTGACGACCTGGAGGCCTCCGTCGCCTCGCACGCGCGCGGCGAGCTGAACCGTGCCAAGGACGAGCTGGTACGGGTCAAGGGCGAGCTCGACCGCTTCGAGGAGGGGCTGCGGCCGCTGCTCGACAAGGCGGAGACGCAGCTCGCCCGGCTTGCTCCCGCCGTGGAGCGGGCGCGGCAGGCGCTCCTTTCCGCGAGCAACGCTCTCGATACGGCGCGGGGCTCGGGTCTGCGGGCGGACGATCTCGCGGCCCGGCTCGCCGCCCTCGCGCCCGAACTGACCATGCTCAATGAGGGCGCGGGCCGGCACGGCGTGGCCGAGACCCTCCAGCGCGCCGACCGGGTGCTGCGGGACGCCGAGGCCGTACGGGCCGAGGCCGAGCGGCTTCCCGAGCGTGCCGCCGAGACCGACAAGCGCCTGGTGTCGCTGCGGACGCGCGCACAGGCCCTCACCAACCGTGCCGGTTCCGTCGAGCCCGTCCTGAGCGAGCTGCGGCGGCGGTTCTCCGCCGCCTGCTGGCAGGATCTCCAGCCCGTCCCCGAGCAGGCGGCGCTCAGCGTCCGGCAGGCCGAGGAGCGGCTCGGGGAAGCGGGCAAGGCGCGCGACGAGCAGCGGTGGGCGGATGCGACGGCCCTGCTCAGCACGGTGCGGGCGCTGCTGAACAGTACCGACGAGGCGGTTTCCGCGGCCGGCGACCGGCTGCAGCGGCTCAATGCGGTCTCGAAGGACCCGCAGCACGAGATCGAGCGGACCCGGTTCGCCATCCGGGACGCGCAGCGCCTGGCCATGGCGGGCCGCCACACCCCGGACCCCCGCCATGCCCGGCCGCTGGACGACTCGGTGGCCAGGCTGGACCGCGCCGTCGCCGGGCTCGAGAGCCGCCACCCCGACTACTGGCATTTCCTGACCGAGACCGAGGCGGTCCGGCGCACGGTCGCGGGGGTGGTCGAGCAGATCCGCGAGGACCTGGGCGGGGGCAGCGCCTGACGCCCGGACCGTGGCTGCGCCGCACGGCTTGTACGGCTTCCCGCTTGTACGGCTTCCCGTGCGGGCGGATCCTGGATGCAGTACGAGTACGTCCAAAGGAGGCCGGAACATGGCCACACACGTACTGCATCCCAAAACGCGCCGCACCCGGCTCGACGAGCATCTGCCCGTCGACCACCGGCTCAGCCAGGTCTACCGGGTGGGCGCAGGCCTGATGGGGCTGGTGCTGCTCGCTTTCGGCATCCTCGGGCTGATCGACAGGATCGGCTTCTTCGACACCGGCGGCGACACGGTCGCGGGCCTCAACACCAATGGCTCGCTGAGTGTGCTCTCCATCTGCGTCGGGCTGCTGCTCTTCGTCGGGATGGTCATCGGCGGCAACTTCGCCTCGACCGTCAACATGATCCTGGGCATCGCCTTCATCCTGAGCGGCTTCGTCAATATGGCGCTGCTGGAGACGGACTTCAACTTCCTGGCCTTCGAGATCCAGAACGTGATGTTCAGCTTTGTGGTCGGCGTGATGCTGATGTTCTTCGGAATGTACGGAAGGGTCAGCGCGACGCTGCCGCACGACAACCCGTACTGGAAGGCCCGCCACCCCGATCAGGCAGCCCGGGAACAGCGGGCCCTGGGGCGGGAGGCCTCGCAGCGCCCGGCGGTCGGCGGAGGGAAGCAGGACGAAAGCGTCTGATCCAGGCGATCCGGTCGGCCCGGACGATCGTTCCGACCGATCGGACGAAGCCATCAGACGAAGCGATCCGACCGATCGGAGCGGGACACGCGGAGTGTTCCCGCCCGGTCGGCGTTAGCCTGTGGCCATGCCTCGTTACGAATACCGCTGCCGGAGCTGCGACGACACTTTCGAAGTGAACCGCCCGATGGCCCAGTCCTCCGCACCGGCGAGCTGCCCGGCCGGCCACGAGGGCACGGTCAAGCTGCTCTCGGCCGTCGCCGTCGGCGGTACGACGTCCGCGCCCAGCGGCGGTGGCGGGGGCGGTGGCTGCTGCGGGGGCGGCTGCTGCGGCTGAGGCCGGCGACCGGGACACCGCCGGGCGGCCGTACGCGACCGTAGGCAACGTACGGAACCGCGCTCAGCTCCCCAGATAGCGCAGCACCGCCAGCACCCGGCGCGAGTAGCCCGTCGTCCCGCTCAGCTCCAGCTTCTCGAAGATCGCGTTGATGTGCTTCTCGACCGCGCTCTGCGACACATGGAGCCGGGCGGCGATGGCCGCGTTCGTATGCCCCTGCGCCATCTCCCCCAGCACGTCCTGCTCCCGCACGGTCAGTCTGGAGAGCGGATCGGCACGCGTGCTGCGGGCGAGGAGCTGGCGTACGACATCGGGATCGAAAGCCGCCCGCCCCTGCCCCACCCGCTCCAGCGCGTCGAGGAACTCGTCGACCTGGACCACCCGGTCCTTGAGGAGATAGCCGACGCCCTCCGAGTCGGAGGTGAGGAGTTCGGTGGCGTACCGCTTCTCGACGTACTGCGACAGCACCAGCACCCCCACGGCCGGCCAGCGGCGCCGGATCTCCAGCGCCGCCCGCAGCCCCTCGTCGGTGTGGGTGGGCGGCATCCGGACGTCGGCGACGACCACGTCCGGCTGCCGCGCCTCGACCGCCGCGAGCAGCTGCACACCGTCGCCGACCGCCGCGAGCACCTCGTGGCCCTCCTCGGCGAGCAGTCGTACGAGTCCCTCCCGCAGCAGGGTCGAGTCCTCGGCCAGGATTACGCGCACGGCAGCTCCGCGGTGATGACAGTGGGTCCGCCGGCCGGGCTGTCCACGCCGAACCGGCCGTCCAGCGCGGCGACCCGGCTCGCCAGCCCGGTGAGTCCGCCGCCGGCGGGGTCGGCGCCGCCCGTGCCGTCGTCCTCCACACGCAGGTTCAGCGCCTCGCCGTGGCGGCGGAGGGTGACGTCGATACGGGTGGCGCCCGAGTGCTTGACCACATTGGTGACGGCTTCCGAGACCACGAAGTAGGCGACGGTCTCCACCTGCTTCGTCGGCTCCGCAGCCACCGCGTACTCCAGGTTCACGGGCAGCGGGGTGCGTTCGGCGACCGTCTCCAGGGCGGCCCGCAGACCCGCCTCGTCCAGCACGGTCGGGTAGACGCGCCAGGCGACGTCACGCAGTTCGGCCAGGGCCCGTCGGCTCTCCTCGTGGGCCTGGAGGAGCAGCTGGTCCGCGCGCTCCGGATCGCGGCTGCGGCGGGCGCGGCCGAGCAGCATGCCGAGGGCGACCAGGCGTTGCTGCACTCCGTCGTGCAGGTCCCGCTCGATACGGCGGCGTTCGCCGGTGACGGCGTCCATGACCTCGGCGCGGCTGGTGGCCAGTTCCGTGATGCGCCGCTCCAGTTCGTCCTGGTGGCTGGGGCCGAGGAGGTGACGTGCCAAGTGCCCTTCCAGCAGGGCGACTCCGAAGATTCCCTGGAGGGAGAGGAAGAGGAGGAAGAGACCGGCGAGGCTGCCGAGGATGACGGTGAGGGGGTGGAGAAGGTCGGTGATCAGCCAGGCGTAGAGGAAGAAGGTGCCGTAGGCCGCGCCGATGAGGACGCAGAACAGGACGACCGCGCCCAGGGCGCCGAGCGGCCAGCGGGCGGCGACGTAGCGCAGTTCGGCGAGGGGGTGTTCGCCTTCGCTTCCGTACGCGGCGGGGTGCGCGGCGGGGTAGCCGGTGGAGTTGCCGGTGGGCCGGCCGGCGGATTGCGGGGCGGAGATCCGCACCCCGAGGAAGCGGTCCAGCCTGCGCCGCTCGAGGTCCGCGAGGCGGGCCGCCGCTCTTCCCAGCGGCCGCAGCACCGCCCGCCGCCCGCGCGGCCAGGCCAGGACGAGCAGCAGGACCACGCCCGCGAACAGTGCGAAGACGGCCTCGACGACGGCGGTGGCGGCCCCCAGGGTGAGCCCCACCGCGTAGCGAACACCCTTCAGCGCCAGCGCCTTCATGATCGGCCACGCTAGTGGCTGCGGCCGTCCCCGCGCACTGCGGAAAACCACAGGAGAGTGTGCGGTCGGCTTCAGGGTGGCTTCAGCTGCGCTTTCCTAGCGTGGGGCGCATGGATCCCATGATCGAGAGCAGCACACTGGCCGCCGGGAGCAGCGCACCGGGCTGGGTGACCGGCCTCATGGACACCCTCGGCGCACCGGGCGCGGGTATCGCCATCGCGCTGGAGAACCTCTTCCCGCCCCTGCCCAGCGAGGTGATTCTGCCGCTGGCGGGCTTCGCCGCGAGTACGGGAGAGATGAACCTGATCGCGGCCCTGCTGTGGACGACGGCCGGGTCGGTGATCGGCGCGCTCGCGCTGTACGGGATCGGGGCCCTGCTCGGCCGGGACCGTACCGTCGCCATCGCCGCCCGACTGCCGCTGCTGAAGATCGCCGACATCGAGCGGACCGAGGCGTGGTTCGCCCGGCACGGATCCAAGGCGGTGTTCTTCGGGAGAATGATCCCGATCTTCCGCTCCCTGATCTCCGTGCCGGCGGGCGTCGAACGCATGCCGCTGCCCACCTTCCTGCTGCTGACGACGCTGGGCAGCGCGATCTGGAACACCGTCTTCGTTCTCGCCGGCTATGCGCTCGGCGAGAACTGGGACGACGTCACCGGGTACGTCTCCGCGTACTCCAAGGTCGTGCTGGTGGCCGCGGTGCTCGCAATGCTGGCGTTCGCGGGTGTACGGCTGCTCAGGCCGGGGGCGGGGTCGCGGCGCAGCCGGACCTGAACCGGCGCAGAATCTCCTCACCCGCCGCGATCCCCGTCTGTGGCAGTACCTCGACGTTCGGGGCTGTCCAGCCGCTGTCGGCGAGTTCGCCGTGGCTCGGGCGCCAGCCGCGGTCGGCGACGAGCAGCAGATCGGCGTCGAGGAGCGAGTCCCCGGCCGCGAGGATCTGCTCGGCGCCGGTGCGGCGGGCCACTTCGCGGACCGCGGCGCTCTTGGTGAGCGGCTGCGGCACGGCGTAGATCTTGCGGCCCTGGAGCGAGACGGTCCAGCCGCGGCCCTCGGCCCATTCGGCGAGTTCCTTCACCCAGCCTTCGGGCAGCCGCGTGCGCTCGACGACGAGATAGGCGAAGAGGTCCTCGGCGATGCGCTCCTTGAGCAGCCAGGCGGGGTCGGCGGAGGCAAGGAGATGGGCGCGGACCTCGTCGAGCGAGGCGCACTCGTCGGCGAGCCGGGCGGCGACCTGCCGCTGCCAGTCCGGGTCGGTGACACCGTCGACGAGGAGGTGCCCGCCGTTGGCGCAGATCGCGAACCGGGCGGCGGGGCCCGGCAGATGGATACGGTGGTACTGCTCGCGGGTACGGGTGGTGGTCGGTACGAACACGCTCTCGGCGGCGAGCTCGGACAGCAGTCCGGCGGCGGTCTCGGTCACATATGACAGCGGCTTGCTGCCGTACACCTCGACGCAGAGCAGGCGGGGGGCTTCCGCGTCCGGCATGGGGAGCTGGAGGGCGGCGGCCGAGTAGATCAGGGTGCGGTCGAGGTCGCTCGCGACGAGAGTCTGCGCTGTGGTGGTCACTGGGACGCCACCGCCTTGCCGTCCACGCCCGTGGCGCCGCGGGTGTACTGGGGGTGGATCAACCCGACACAGGTGTACGGGAGTCCGTCGACCTCCTCGACCGGTACGCCGCGCTGCTCGGCGAGCAGCCGCACATGGTCGAGGTCGGGGCCCGCGCCGCGCTTGGCGAGGATCTTCCAGGGGACGCGGCGCAGCAGTACGCGCGTCGCCTCACCGACACCCGGCTTGACCAGGTTCACATCGTGAATGCCGTACTCCTCGCTGATCCGCTCGACGGCCGCCCAGCCCTCCCAGGTGGGGGCGCGGTCGGCCGCCAGCAGTTCCTTCACCTCGGCGTCGACGGCGTCCGCGACCTCGTCGAAGCGGGCGGCCACGGTGTCCAGGAAGAGGCCGGAGACATCAGCGTCGGCGAGCTCGCGGTAGAACTTCGCGCCGTGGAAATCGTCCGGGCCGACCAGGTCGGCGCGCAGCACCGTACGCGATATGAGGCCGGAGACGGTGGAGTTGAGGCAGGCGGAGGGGATGAGGAAGTCCTCGCGGGTGCCGTAGGTGCGGACGCAGCCGCCGGGGTCGGCAAGGACCGCGATCTCGGGGTTGAAGCCGGGGAACTCCTCGAGGGCTGCGGCCAGTTCGCGGGTGATGGCACCCTTCCCGGTCCAGCCGTCGACGAAGACGACGTCGGCCGGGTCGTGGTGCTGCTCGAGCCAGCGCAGGGCGTTGGCGTCGATACCGCGGCCGCGGACGATGGACACGGCGTAGTGCGGCAGGTCCAGTCCGTGCCGGTGCTGGGCCCAGCGGCGCATCAGTACGCCGACGGGGGTACCGGCGCGGGCCAGCGAGACGAGCACGGGGCGCGGGGATCGCTCTGCGAGGACGGTCTCGGTGACGGTGCCGACGGCGCGGGCGATCCGGGCGGCGGAGGTGTCCAGAGCGGCCTTGAACAGCTCCTGGTACTGCGGGCTCGGCTGGTACTCCACGGGCAGCGACTCGGCGTAGTGCGCGCCGCCGCTCTGTATCGCCTCTTCGCGCTCCTCGGTCGGGGCCTCCAGCTCGGCCTCGGACAGGTCCTGGAGCAGCCAGCCGACCTCGTCCGGGGCGTAGGAGGAGAAGGCGGGGCCGCGGAGCGGGTCGGGCAGCATGGGGGCACCTTCGAGTACGGGTACGTACGAGGGGACGACGGCCAGGACGACGTGCGGGGTGTGCCCGGCGAGCTGGGCCAACAGGCCGTCGGGAGCGTGCAGTCGGGGGGTGTCGGCAACTGAGTCGACGACGGCGACGACGGCGTCGAAGCCGGCTCCCGCGACGTTGTAGGCGTACCGCTCGCCGGGGCCGTCGGAGGGCTCGTCGTGGGCGGGGAAGACGAGGCGGCTGCGTATCGCGTAGCCGGGGTCGTCGACGGCGAGGACGGGCGAGCGGGTGGTGGTGGAGTACTGCACGTCGGCGTCGACGACCTGCTCCAGGGCGGTGCCGAGCCGCAGGGGTGCGTACATCAGCTCCTCGAACCCGAGGACGAGCACGCGGGGGCGGCCACTGCCGCGTCCGGTGCCCGGGGAGACGGCATCGGCCGCGGTCCGGGGGGCCGCGTCGGCCGCGGGCCGGGAGGCGGGGTCCGAGGCGGGTCCGGCAGTGGGCTCCGCCGCGCCCGGTCGCGCCGGCGCAGGCCGGGAGGTCACGTCGGGCCGGGAGGCAGAGCACGCCGCGCTCTGCCGCGCGGGCGCGATCTCGAGCGCCTCGGCGATGCGCGCCGCCATGCCCGGGAGCGCGGCCTCCAGCTGCTCGCGATGCCCGGGTGAGAAGCCATGGCGCCCGCCGTCCGGCACACCCGCCGGCCAGCCGAGCTCCACGCGCACCGGGGTGCGTCCCGCGGGCCGGCCGTCCGCGTCGGGGGCGTCCGCGCGCACGCGCTCGTCACCGGCCGAGAACGGCACCGGTTCCACCGCGCCGGACCCCGTCACGCGGTCTGCGGCATCCGCCGCTCGAGAGCCATCATGCGCAGCCACGCCGCCCGGCGCGCCCGCACCCGCGCCCGCACCCGCGCCCGCATCCGCGCCCGCGTTCGGGAGCGACGTCGCCGACTCGAACTCCGCGACCAGCGCCTGGCCCTTTTCCAGGACGCCCTCGGGCAGCCGCACCGTCCCCGATGCCAGGGCCACCAGGTCGACCCGGGCGCCGATCTCCTGGGCGAACTCCGTCAGCCTGGCCCTGTCCCGTTCCGACCGCATATCGACCAGGGCCACTATCACGTACCACTCGCGCGGGTAGCGCTCGTGCAGGTCCCGGATGGTGTTGAGCACCGTGTTGCCCGTCGAGAACTCGTCGTCCACCAGCACCAGCGGACCCTCGCCCGCCAGCAGCCCGGCGTCCTCCGGGAGCAGCAGATGCGAGGTGGCGTGCGAGTGGGACTCCTCGAAGCCGCCCGCCCGCGGTACGCCCTCGACCGGGCGGCGCGTGGAGTGCAGATAGGGCGCCAGGCCCACCCCGTCCGCCACCGAGTGGCCCAGGCCTGTCGCGGTCTCCGCGTAACCGAGCACGACCGCGCGCCGCGCCGCGTCGTCACCCAGCAGCTCCCGGACACGCTCGCCGAGCCTGTAACCGGCGCCGTAGACCACCGCAGGGCTCTGCGGGACGTGCTTGCCGAGCACGTTCGACACCAGCAGGTGCGCCCGTTTCGGGTTGCGGCGCAGGGCAAGGCCCAGCAGCTCCGGGAGCCTGTCGTCACCGACGAGACCGACTCCGAGCCGCTCGGCGACCCACGTCCCTGACCACACCACGTTCGTGTTCTCCCTCTCCGTCGGCTGCTCCATCAGCGCGGGAGCCCTGCCGCCAGCAGCTCCACGAAGCCGACGTCTTCCTTTGCGACACCGAAGACCTCGGCCCGCAGGAGGGTCCGCTCCGCCCAGGCGCGGTGCGGCTTCACCTCATTCATTTTGTTCGTGTACGCCGAGCGCAGCACGCCGCCGCCGCCCCGCTCGGGCCGCAGGATGTCCTGGGCGTCACTGAACTCCTCGTGACTGACGACCGACAGCGCGTGCACGGGCAGCACATGGGAGGGGTGGATGCAGGTCTTGCCGAGCAGCCCGTTCGCGCGGTCGAGTTCGATCTCGCGCAGCAGCCCGTCCAGATCGTGTTCAATCAGCGCGGTGCGCAGTTCCTCGGCCCGCCCCTCGAGGAAGGGGCTGCGCCGCAGCTGTGGCTTGAACATGCGCTCCTGGAGACGGAAGTACTCCCACACCGGTCCGGTGATGGTGAAGCCCGTTCCGTCGGAGCGGCCGAGCACATTGACCACGTCCGCGATGACTCCGGCGACGATCCGTACGTCGTACGCCGTCATGTCGGGCGATCTGCGCAGCCCGTACGCCGAACAGAAATCGGTCACGCCGAGGCGCAGCGCGAGTACCCGCTCGCGGTACTTGTCGACGGTGCGGGCGATCCCGGTGAGGACTTCGGTCCTGGTCTCCAGGTGCAGCAGCTCGGGCGACTCGAGGACGGGCATGGCGAAGAGCCGCCGCCCGCTCTCGGTCTCCGCTGCCGCCAGGGCCTCCAGGAAGGGGACGCCGCGCTCCTCGGTGAACTTCGGGAGTACGAATCCGGACAGCAGCCGTCCCGCAGGTCCCAGCCGCCTCACCAGGTCCGGGATCTGCGCCGGTTCGCGGACCCGGACGAACAGCAGCGGCGACTCGCTGCCCAAGGCGTCGAGCTGGGAGAACTGCCGGACGAGATTGTCCTCGGCGTCCTCCACGTCCGCGTCGTCGATGGAGTCCTCGAGGCACAGCACCATCGAGACAACCCCGCGCCCCGCCTGCTTGATCACGTCATCGGCGAGTTTCGGCCGGGTGGCAGGACTGTAGAGCGTGGCACCCAGAGCGGCTGCGAGTGTGCGCGCCGGGGAGTCCGCACCGAAGTCGCACGGCTCCTGATGGAACAGCCCTGCCTGAGCAGCGGGCGGGATTTGCCCGAAATGACGCATATATATCCCCCGTACTGCCTGAGTGGCCCTGTCGACAAGTGGCCGGTAATAGTACGTAAGCACAGGTGTCAAGAATTCCCCAAGTACATGAAATTCAGGTAACCCATCTGCTTCCCACCTATGACTTCGGTGTATGGAGAAACGGCGGGACCGGGCCGGGAAACGGGCCCCGCGTTGTCCGGGCGGGACCGGGGAAGGCAGGATGGCGGACATGACGCACGCGATGCTGAAGGGCTCGAACGTCCCTCTCGATGCCATGGCCGTACGGGCCGTGCTGCGGTGGACCCCGGGCTCCGGGGTCCCCGATGTGGACGCCTCCGCCCTGCTGCTCGGCCCCGACGGCCGTGTGCGCTCCGACGAGGACTTTGTCTTCTACAACCAGCCGCGCCATCCCTCGGGCCTGGTGCGCCGGCTGCCCAAGAAGCGGGTGGCCGAGCATCTGACGGACACCGTCGAGACGGACCTGGCGGCGCTGGACCCCTCGGTCGACCAGGTGGTGCTCGCTGCCTCCTCGGACGGCGACACCTTCCGGCACGTACGTGACCTGCGGATACTTCTCTACGACGCCGCAGCGTCGGCCGACAGCGAGCCGCTGGCCGTCTTCGATGTGAAGCCGGAGACCGGCGAGGAGACGGCGATCATCTGCGGTGAGCTCTACCGGCGCGGGGACGGCTGGAAGTTCCGCGCGGTGGCCCAGGGCTATCCGACCGGCCTGGTCGGCCTGGCCACGGCGTTCGGCATCTCGGTGGACGAGGCCGAGGCGGCAGCCGAGCCGTCCTCCGGCCAGCCCGAGCCCCAGCCCCTGCCGCAGCCCGAACTGCAGCCCGCGCCCCCGGCGTCCCCGCCCGCGTACGGCTACCCGCAGCCGGGCAGCGCGCAGCCCGCCTACGGCTACCCACAGCCCGCGCCTGCCCCGCCGGCCGCACCCCCGGCGCAGCCCGCCTACGGCTACCCCCAGCCGGCCGCCGCGGCCGCCGGCGCTGTTGACCCGAACTTCCGGCTGCCGCCGATGGGCCCCCAGTTCGTGCGTCCCTGACACGACGTGCGTCCCTGACAGCACGCGAGCCCGCTCAGACGCGGTTCTTGTAGCCGCGCCCCCACTGCAGGCCCCAGCCGTACAGACGGTCCAGCTCCGCCTGGAAGCCGTAGACGAACTTCACCTCGCGGCGCACGATCAGCTCACCCTTCACGTTCTCCATGGAGAACACCGCGCAGGACCGGGCCTGCGGTGCGCGTTCGTCGAGCTCGATCTCGACCCGCGGGCCGTTGCTCGGGTAGAGCGTCACATGCGCGTGCGTACGGTCGAAGGCAGGCGTCTGGTCGTAGATGTAGGCGAAGAACAGCAGCCGCTTGATCGACTCCCGGTGGTCGAGGTTGACGTAGATCGTCTCGCCCGACGGCGAGCCGAACCGGTCGTCGCCGCTGAGCTTCACATAGGGCGCCTCATTGATGGAGCCGAAGAAACCGCCCAATGGCTGCACCACGCCCTTGCTGCCGTCCGTCAGCTCGTACAGACAGCCGAGGTCGAGGTCCACATTGACCACACCCTGGGTGTGCGCCTGGACCACATCGGGCTGGAAGAGCTTCAGGGGGTTCCGCAGCAGCCGGCCGCTCTGCTTCGACCTGCCCTCGATGTCGGAGGTGCGCATCCGCCAGGAGAGGTTGACGCGCAGATTGCCGGTGGCCGCGCCCTGCTTGGTGAGCGAGACCGACGGGTGCCGTTTCGTCAGCTCGATGGAGTTGGTCGCAGCACTGCCCGAGTCGAACTGCGCCGCCCTTCCCCGCCACAGACTGTCCCAGAAGGCCATGCCCCACCCCTGCTGTATCGATGAACCCCGCGGACCCCACTAACCCCACAAACCCCGCGGGGCGGCTCCGAGGCCTGTACCTCGAAGCCGCCCCGCTCAGAGCGTTCCTCAATCGCGGCCGGGTCACACCCCGGGAGGAGCTTCCTGTGGATCGATCCCCTGCTCCGCGAGCGCCTTGTTGCGCCGCAACGAGGACCAGAAGGACGCGGCAATCAGCACCACACCGACCAGGCCGGTGATGAACTCGCTGATCTGGTACTGGATGGTGACCAGGAGGATCACCGCGAGCGCGCCGATCGCATAGTGCGCGCCGTGCTCGAGGTAGACGTAGTCGTCCAGGGTGCCCTGGCGGACCAGGTAGACCGTGAGCGAACGGACGTACATCGCGCCGATACCGAGGCCGAGTGCCATCAGCACGATGTCGTTGGTGATGGCGAAGGCACCGATGACGCCGTCGAAGGAGAACGACGCGTCCAGGACCTCGAGGTAGAGGAACATGAAGAACGCTGCCTTGCCGGCCAGCTGGACTGCGGAAACCTTCTTGCCGCTCCGCTTGGCCTCTTCCTCCAGCTCGTGTTCGTGCTCCTCCTCTTCCTCGATCTTGTTCTCGAAGTAGCCGGAGAGGCCGCCGACGATCAGGTACGTGATCAGACCCGCGACGCCGGAGAGCAGCACCGTCGCCGACTTGTCCGCATGCCCGGCGTGCTGGTGGGCCTGGGTCGCGACGGTCATGGCGCTGACCATCAGCACGATCAGCGCGATGCAGACCGAGAGCATGTCGATCTTGCCCAGCTTCGCGAGCGGCCGCTCCAGCCAGGCGAGCCACTTGATGTCACGGTCCTCGAAAATGAAGTCGAGGAAGATCATGAGCAGGAACATGCCACCGAACGCGGCGATCGACGGGTGAGCGTCGGTGACCAGCTGCTCGTAACGCTCCGCGTCGTTGAATGCCAGGTCGACCGCCTCGATGGGGCCGATCTTGGCGCTGATCGCGACGATCACGACGGGGAAGACCAGGCGCATACCGAACACGGCGATGAGCACGCCGATCGTGAGGAAGATCTTCTGCCAGAAGGCATTCATCTTCTTCAGGATTCCGGCGTTGACGACCGCGTTGTCGAAGGACAGCGAAATCTCGAGGACGGACAGGATCGCGACGACCCCGAACCCGGTCCACCCTCCGTAGAAGACCG
This region includes:
- a CDS encoding phosphoribosyltransferase, producing the protein MEQPTERENTNVVWSGTWVAERLGVGLVGDDRLPELLGLALRRNPKRAHLLVSNVLGKHVPQSPAVVYGAGYRLGERVRELLGDDAARRAVVLGYAETATGLGHSVADGVGLAPYLHSTRRPVEGVPRAGGFEESHSHATSHLLLPEDAGLLAGEGPLVLVDDEFSTGNTVLNTIRDLHERYPREWYVIVALVDMRSERDRARLTEFAQEIGARVDLVALASGTVRLPEGVLEKGQALVAEFESATSLPNAGADAGAGAGAGAGAPGGVAAHDGSRAADAADRVTGSGAVEPVPFSAGDERVRADAPDADGRPAGRTPVRVELGWPAGVPDGGRHGFSPGHREQLEAALPGMAARIAEALEIAPARQSAACSASRPDVTSRPAPARPGAAEPTAGPASDPASRPAADAAPRTAADAVSPGTGRGSGRPRVLVLGFEELMYAPLRLGTALEQVVDADVQYSTTTRSPVLAVDDPGYAIRSRLVFPAHDEPSDGPGERYAYNVAGAGFDAVVAVVDSVADTPRLHAPDGLLAQLAGHTPHVVLAVVPSYVPVLEGAPMLPDPLRGPAFSSYAPDEVGWLLQDLSEAELEAPTEEREEAIQSGGAHYAESLPVEYQPSPQYQELFKAALDTSAARIARAVGTVTETVLAERSPRPVLVSLARAGTPVGVLMRRWAQHRHGLDLPHYAVSIVRGRGIDANALRWLEQHHDPADVVFVDGWTGKGAITRELAAALEEFPGFNPEIAVLADPGGCVRTYGTREDFLIPSACLNSTVSGLISRTVLRADLVGPDDFHGAKFYRELADADVSGLFLDTVAARFDEVADAVDAEVKELLAADRAPTWEGWAAVERISEEYGIHDVNLVKPGVGEATRVLLRRVPWKILAKRGAGPDLDHVRLLAEQRGVPVEEVDGLPYTCVGLIHPQYTRGATGVDGKAVASQ
- a CDS encoding HpcH/HpaI aldolase/citrate lyase family protein, yielding MRHFGQIPPAAQAGLFHQEPCDFGADSPARTLAAALGATLYSPATRPKLADDVIKQAGRGVVSMVLCLEDSIDDADVEDAEDNLVRQFSQLDALGSESPLLFVRVREPAQIPDLVRRLGPAGRLLSGFVLPKFTEERGVPFLEALAAAETESGRRLFAMPVLESPELLHLETRTEVLTGIARTVDKYRERVLALRLGVTDFCSAYGLRRSPDMTAYDVRIVAGVIADVVNVLGRSDGTGFTITGPVWEYFRLQERMFKPQLRRSPFLEGRAEELRTALIEHDLDGLLREIELDRANGLLGKTCIHPSHVLPVHALSVVSHEEFSDAQDILRPERGGGGVLRSAYTNKMNEVKPHRAWAERTLLRAEVFGVAKEDVGFVELLAAGLPR
- a CDS encoding TerD family protein; amino-acid sequence: MTHAMLKGSNVPLDAMAVRAVLRWTPGSGVPDVDASALLLGPDGRVRSDEDFVFYNQPRHPSGLVRRLPKKRVAEHLTDTVETDLAALDPSVDQVVLAASSDGDTFRHVRDLRILLYDAAASADSEPLAVFDVKPETGEETAIICGELYRRGDGWKFRAVAQGYPTGLVGLATAFGISVDEAEAAAEPSSGQPEPQPLPQPELQPAPPASPPAYGYPQPGSAQPAYGYPQPAPAPPAAPPAQPAYGYPQPAAAAAGAVDPNFRLPPMGPQFVRP
- a CDS encoding Tellurium resistance, translated to MAFWDSLWRGRAAQFDSGSAATNSIELTKRHPSVSLTKQGAATGNLRVNLSWRMRTSDIEGRSKQSGRLLRNPLKLFQPDVVQAHTQGVVNVDLDLGCLYELTDGSKGVVQPLGGFFGSINEAPYVKLSGDDRFGSPSGETIYVNLDHRESIKRLLFFAYIYDQTPAFDRTHAHVTLYPSNGPRVEIELDERAPQARSCAVFSMENVKGELIVRREVKFVYGFQAELDRLYGWGLQWGRGYKNRV
- a CDS encoding DUF475 domain-containing protein; amino-acid sequence: MVLKTFGWSFAVTALGLVAAVFYGGWTGFGVVAILSVLEISLSFDNAVVNAGILKKMNAFWQKIFLTIGVLIAVFGMRLVFPVVIVAISAKIGPIEAVDLAFNDAERYEQLVTDAHPSIAAFGGMFLLMIFLDFIFEDRDIKWLAWLERPLAKLGKIDMLSVCIALIVLMVSAMTVATQAHQHAGHADKSATVLLSGVAGLITYLIVGGLSGYFENKIEEEEEHEHELEEEAKRSGKKVSAVQLAGKAAFFMFLYLEVLDASFSFDGVIGAFAITNDIVLMALGLGIGAMYVRSLTVYLVRQGTLDDYVYLEHGAHYAIGALAVILLVTIQYQISEFITGLVGVVLIAASFWSSLRRNKALAEQGIDPQEAPPGV